In Cellulomonas sp. Y8, the genomic stretch ACAGCTCCTCGGCGAACACCAGCGCGACGACGGGCGTCCCCGGGCGGGCGTGCGCGAGCGCGCGGTCGTACCAGCCGCCGCCCTGCCCGAGCCGGTTCCCGGCGGTGTCGACGGCGAGCGCAGGCGCCACGATCACGTCGACCTCGGCGATGGCGTCGGCGCCGAGCGAGGGGCCGGACGGCTCCGGCGGGCGGCCGGGCGCGCGCTCCAGCAGGTCGTGCCGTCCCGCGAACCACGCCCACTCCCGCTGCAGGCCGGCGCCGAGCACGGGGAGCAGCACCCGGGCGCCGCGCGCGGCGAGCGCGTCGAGCAGCGGGCCGGTGTCGGGCTCGGTCGGTCGGGCGCTGTAGGCGGCGACCACCCCGGCGTCCGCGAGGACCGGGATCGTCTGGACGACGTCGACGAACGCCTCGGCCGCGGCGGCTCGCAGGCGGGGCGACCGCGCGCGGCGGGCTGCACGGATGGCGGCCCGGAACTCGTCCTTCACCTCGGTGATGCTGCTGCCGTCGGAGACGTGCGGATACGGCTGGGCAGCGGCGCTCATGGCACCCAGTCTCGCAAATCGCCCCCGCACCGGGTAGGACCAAAGGGGTTGAACCGGCGCGGCCGGTGGGCGGCGGGCCGCACCGGGCGGGCATGATGCGGGCATGAGATCCGTCCAGGACCAGCTCGCGGCGGTGCTCGCCGGGGTCGGACCGGTGGCCCCGCTCGACGTGGTGCTCGCCGACGCGGCCGGCACGATCCTCGCCGAGGACGTCGTGGCCCCGGCGGACGTCCCCGCCCGGCCGGTCGCCGCGCGCGACGGCTACGCGGTGGCGACCGGCGACCTGCGGGGCGGTGCCCCGGGCGCGCCCCTGGTGCTGCCGGTCGCGCACGACGTGCTCGCGGGCGATCCCGCGGCGCTGCGGCTCGCCCCGGGCCAGGCGGTGCGGATCGCGTCGGGCGGTCCGGTGCCCGCGGGCGCGGACGCCGTGGTCCCGGCCGAGGACACGGACCGCGGCGCCGTGCGGGTGGCCCTGCACCGGGTGCCGGTGCCGGGCGAGCACGTCCGCGCCGTCGGTGCCGACACCGTGCGCGGCGCCGTCGTGCTCGCGGCCGGCACCCGGCTCGGTGCGCGGCAGCTCGCGACCGCCGCGGCCGCGGGTCGTGGCCGGCTCCGGGTGCACCCCGCGCCGCGCGTCGTGATCGTCTCGATCGGGTCCGAGCTCGCCGAGCCCGGCACGCCGCCGCGCGACGGCGGCGTGTACGAGTCGGCGGGCCACGCGCTCGAGGCGGCGGTCCGGGACACGGGTGCGACCCCGGTCCGGGCGGGCGTGGTGCCGGACGACCGCGCCGTGCTCAGCGAGGCGCTCGAGGACCAGCTGGTGCGCGCGGACGTCGTGGTCACCACGGGCGGGTTGTCCGAGTCGCAGCACGACACCCTCGCCGACGTCCTCGCCCCGCTGGGGACGGTGCGGTTCGACCAGGTGGCGATGGCGCCGGGCTTCCGGCACGGCTTCGGCACCCTCGGCGACGGGCCGCACGCGGTGCCGCTGTTCGCGCTGCCCGGCCACCCGGTGGCGTCGCAGGTGGCGTTCGAGGTGTTCGTCCGTCCCGCGCTGCGGGCGATGGCCGGGCACACCGACCTGTTCCGGCCGTCGGTGACGGCGCGCGCGGACGTCGGCTGGCCGTCGCCCGAGGGGGTGCGGCAGTTCGTGCCGGCCGCGGTGGTGGGGACGCCGGGCGAGGGCTACCGCGTCACGCCCGTCGGCGACCCCGCGGTCCCGTCGATCACCGGGTTCGCGCACGCCAACGCCCTCGCCGTCGTGGGGGAGCAGGACTCCGCCGTCGTCGCCGGGCAGGTCGTGCACTGCCTGGTGCTGGAGGGCTGATGCCGCGCGGCTGGCCCGTGGCCCTCACCGACGGCGACGTCCGGCTGCGCCCGCTGCGGCGGTCCGACGAGGCCGCGTGGATGCGGCTGCGCGCGGTGAACGCCGCCTGGCTCGAGCCGTGGGACGCGACGTCGCCCGAGCCCGTGACGGGTCGGCGGCCGACGTTCGGGCAGTTCGTGCGGACGCTCGACCGACAGGCCCGCTCGGGGACCTCGCTGCCGTTCGCGATCGAGCACGCCGGGGAGCTGGTCGGCCAGCTCACCGTCTCGGGGATCACCTACGGGTCGCTGTACTCGGCGTCGGTCGGCTACTGGGTCGCGCAGCACGTCGCGGGCCGGGGGATCACGCCGACCGCGGTGGCGCTGGCGACCGACCACTGCTTCACGGCGCTCGGGCTGCACCGGGTCGAGGTGAACATCCGCCCGGAGAACCGGCCGTCGCTGCGCGTGGTCGAGAAGCTCGGGTTCCGGGACGAGGGCCTGCGCGAGCGGTACCTGCACATCCAGGGCGCGTGGTGCGACCACCGCACGTTCGCGCTGACGACGGAGGACGTGCCGCGCGGGCTGCTGGCGCGCTGGCACGCGCGACGGTCTTCGGACGTCTGACCGATCCGTCCGCTCTGCCCGGGTTCGTCCGGGTGTGGCAGGCTGTGCTCGGCCCGCCGAATGACATCGGTGTGATTTTCACGCGGTGGGCCGCTCGACACGCCGCGACGGGTCCGGGGCCGGTGCCTGCGCCGCACCTACCGTCGTGGAGTGTACGAATTCGCCGGACCAGCCGCCCTCGTGGTGGTCGGCCTGTGGATCGCGTACCTGGTGCCGCACAAGCTGCGGCACCGGCAGCAGCTGCTGGAGTCGCGGACCGACGACCGGTTCTCCGACGCCCTGCGGGTGCTCGCCGTGACCGGCCCGGAGGGGTCCGGCCGCCGGCGGCGCGCGGAGGTGGCGGGGGGAGTCCGGCAGGACTGCGGCCCGGTGGAGAAGCGGGCCGGGCTGCTGACCCCGGGGACGGGGAACCGGCTCGCGACGACGGAGAGGGGAGGGGCCGAGGTGGACCGACCGCACGGGACCCAGGACAGGATCGGCGCCGACGCCGCCCGTCGTGCCGCGCAGCTGCAGGCCGCCCACGCCGCCGCGACCGCCCGCCGGGGCGCCGCCGCGCGCCGGCGCGGTGCCCTCGCGGGCGTGCTGCTCGCCGCCACGGTCGTCGGGTGGGTCGTCGCGGGCGTGACCGCCCTCGGCGTGCTCGCCGGCCTGGTGCCGACGGTGCTGCTCGCCGGGGTGCTCGGCCTCGGCCGTCGCGCCGTGGTGCAGGGCCGCCTCGCCGAGGACGAGTGGCAGCGCCGGATCCACGAGGCCACCGCGCCGCTGCGCGAGCGGGCCGCGCGCCCGGGCCGCAAGGGCGCCGCGGGGCGCGCCGTGCGCCCGTCGCTCACCGAGACCCAGGCGATCGAGCGGGTGCGCGCCGACGCCCCCGTCCGGACCTCGACCCGGGTGCGGGACGGCGGCCGCGAGGGCGACACGTGGACGCCGGTCGCCGTGCCCCGGCCCACCTACGCCACGAAGGCCCCCGCGCCGCGCCGCGAGCCCGCCCCGCTGGGCGAGGTCGAGGGCTCGACGCACGCCGCGCCCGCGCGCCGCACGACGGCGACCCCCGACGAGGCGGCCGTCCCCGCGGCCGAGCAGACCGCGGTCACGGCGACGGGCACGGACGGCGCCCCGGCGCCCACGACCCCGTCCGCCGCACCCGCGGACGCGACCCCCGCCGGCGCGCCCGCGCCCTCCGACGCGGCCCCGGCCCGTGGGGGCGTCACCGCCCCGGCGACCGAGGAGCCGACCGGCTCGATCGACCTCAACGCCGTCCTCGCCCGCCGCCGCGCTGCCGGCGCGTAGGGCCGCGACCAGCCGTGTCGTGAGCACCCTCGGACGG encodes the following:
- a CDS encoding GNAT family N-acetyltransferase, with the translated sequence MPRGWPVALTDGDVRLRPLRRSDEAAWMRLRAVNAAWLEPWDATSPEPVTGRRPTFGQFVRTLDRQARSGTSLPFAIEHAGELVGQLTVSGITYGSLYSASVGYWVAQHVAGRGITPTAVALATDHCFTALGLHRVEVNIRPENRPSLRVVEKLGFRDEGLRERYLHIQGAWCDHRTFALTTEDVPRGLLARWHARRSSDV
- a CDS encoding 5-formyltetrahydrofolate cyclo-ligase, coding for MSAAAQPYPHVSDGSSITEVKDEFRAAIRAARRARSPRLRAAAAEAFVDVVQTIPVLADAGVVAAYSARPTEPDTGPLLDALAARGARVLLPVLGAGLQREWAWFAGRHDLLERAPGRPPEPSGPSLGADAIAEVDVIVAPALAVDTAGNRLGQGGGWYDRALAHARPGTPVVALVFAEELYDAGTRPLPHEPHDRTVDMVATPERWVRLGG
- the glp gene encoding gephyrin-like molybdotransferase Glp; amino-acid sequence: MRSVQDQLAAVLAGVGPVAPLDVVLADAAGTILAEDVVAPADVPARPVAARDGYAVATGDLRGGAPGAPLVLPVAHDVLAGDPAALRLAPGQAVRIASGGPVPAGADAVVPAEDTDRGAVRVALHRVPVPGEHVRAVGADTVRGAVVLAAGTRLGARQLATAAAAGRGRLRVHPAPRVVIVSIGSELAEPGTPPRDGGVYESAGHALEAAVRDTGATPVRAGVVPDDRAVLSEALEDQLVRADVVVTTGGLSESQHDTLADVLAPLGTVRFDQVAMAPGFRHGFGTLGDGPHAVPLFALPGHPVASQVAFEVFVRPALRAMAGHTDLFRPSVTARADVGWPSPEGVRQFVPAAVVGTPGEGYRVTPVGDPAVPSITGFAHANALAVVGEQDSAVVAGQVVHCLVLEG